The following proteins are co-located in the Polystyrenella longa genome:
- a CDS encoding DUF11 domain-containing protein — MQNTIWKLTTLAAIVGCCFLTVLVLKEQKDSLSPESSGETDQTSEVSFMEPPAQELNGLASNEIELISAEGSPAEPAEIPAWNDTPANTNTAFAGNSEPNWGTEEQNPFQGKQTNALNGAPPQFVNRAPQGTPAQLQPKQIDEPAAFPAFGAQAEPTLAQEEPAAFQTAPTFGSELTNEPVPNPEPQEFAFEDSAEPVFGNQFAESPEPAFESVNPQPLDKTAPALPAMEPETGTNGGNGPMMVAPEEEAFGGIESEPTPLKSVPAEPQFAMEPVPALETSQQPGQVIKSRQEPVAFDLQDQETDPFDLELPAEEPEIVENEATSTAPASNEPTPLPVFEMNLNGEVEPELVDNAPQMLESTMEATPLAESTNDELIIENEFHGVGVVTDNIPQGKQSPEVTLEKFAPETVILGEPMIYQIVVKNVGGSLARNVVVEDRIPKGSKLTGTKPQAELDPESKKLIWDLGDLPAGEEVTIAVRIEPTAEGEIGSVSTVNFVAEIGATTKVTAPKVEFDFVGPDSAEIGQSVLFKYMVKNTGSADAEQVIIRNMIPESLSHPAGNDLEYEIGTLKSGEEKEVKLMVMAVQLGDWENVAVLKAAGNIEIKDSVKLNIGGNRLSLSRKGPKARYLHKSANYETTVTNDSQTIAHNVTVSEAIPPGMKFVAAGQGGQFDPTDRVINWIIPELPGESSQTLSIQLEAIAEGDQQSTVTVSETHGKPTSLASTTQVKGYSTVSLSVQPLDQNAGIAVGETVVMKVHAESKGTSPSTAVKLKMTIPPEMEVINVKGPAKFHDNGNEIEFDEISSLPLSKSAEFELKLRAKSPGDVRFKVSANSSEMKSAVSQEEVILILD; from the coding sequence ATGCAAAATACGATTTGGAAGTTAACCACACTGGCCGCTATTGTCGGTTGTTGTTTCCTGACCGTGCTGGTCTTGAAGGAACAGAAAGATTCTCTGTCTCCTGAGAGTAGCGGCGAAACCGATCAGACTTCCGAAGTCTCTTTTATGGAACCTCCCGCGCAGGAATTGAATGGTCTCGCCAGCAACGAGATCGAATTAATTTCAGCCGAAGGATCGCCTGCTGAACCCGCAGAGATTCCGGCTTGGAACGATACGCCGGCAAATACAAATACTGCTTTCGCCGGAAATTCGGAGCCCAATTGGGGCACCGAAGAGCAAAACCCGTTTCAAGGCAAGCAGACTAACGCGCTGAATGGAGCCCCTCCTCAGTTCGTAAATCGTGCTCCCCAGGGAACACCCGCTCAATTGCAACCGAAACAAATTGACGAACCAGCTGCCTTTCCCGCCTTCGGTGCTCAGGCGGAACCAACGCTCGCTCAGGAAGAACCTGCCGCATTTCAAACCGCTCCTACATTTGGTAGTGAACTCACAAATGAACCGGTACCGAACCCCGAGCCTCAGGAATTCGCTTTCGAAGATTCTGCCGAGCCTGTCTTCGGGAATCAGTTCGCCGAGAGCCCGGAGCCCGCGTTCGAGTCAGTTAATCCTCAGCCATTAGATAAGACTGCACCCGCTCTTCCCGCAATGGAGCCCGAGACTGGCACCAATGGTGGTAATGGCCCCATGATGGTTGCCCCGGAAGAAGAAGCGTTTGGTGGAATCGAATCAGAACCAACACCTCTTAAATCAGTTCCCGCAGAACCGCAATTCGCGATGGAACCTGTGCCTGCATTAGAAACATCGCAGCAGCCTGGGCAAGTCATTAAGAGTCGGCAAGAACCAGTCGCATTTGATCTTCAGGATCAAGAAACGGATCCTTTTGATCTCGAACTCCCGGCAGAAGAACCTGAAATCGTTGAAAACGAAGCGACTTCAACAGCCCCCGCAAGTAATGAACCGACGCCACTGCCTGTCTTTGAAATGAACCTCAATGGAGAAGTAGAACCCGAGTTGGTCGACAACGCACCGCAGATGTTGGAATCGACGATGGAAGCGACGCCGCTTGCTGAATCAACAAATGATGAATTAATTATTGAAAACGAATTCCACGGTGTGGGAGTTGTTACAGATAATATCCCTCAGGGAAAACAGTCACCGGAAGTCACGCTCGAAAAATTCGCCCCGGAAACCGTCATCCTCGGCGAGCCGATGATTTACCAGATTGTCGTTAAAAACGTCGGTGGCAGTCTCGCCCGCAACGTGGTTGTGGAAGACCGCATTCCTAAGGGGTCCAAACTGACCGGAACCAAACCACAGGCAGAACTCGATCCGGAATCGAAAAAACTAATCTGGGACTTGGGCGATTTGCCCGCTGGGGAAGAAGTGACGATTGCCGTTCGTATCGAACCCACTGCTGAAGGAGAGATCGGTTCCGTCTCGACCGTCAACTTCGTTGCCGAAATTGGAGCGACTACCAAAGTCACAGCCCCTAAAGTCGAATTCGATTTTGTAGGACCGGACTCTGCGGAAATCGGACAGTCTGTACTCTTCAAATACATGGTCAAAAACACGGGTTCCGCTGATGCCGAACAAGTCATCATCAGAAATATGATTCCGGAATCACTTTCACATCCTGCAGGAAACGATCTCGAATACGAAATCGGAACCTTGAAATCAGGAGAAGAAAAAGAAGTCAAACTGATGGTGATGGCCGTTCAGCTTGGTGATTGGGAAAATGTTGCCGTCCTGAAGGCCGCCGGAAATATCGAAATCAAAGATTCCGTCAAATTGAATATTGGTGGAAACCGATTGAGTCTTAGCCGCAAGGGACCAAAAGCCAGGTACCTGCATAAATCAGCTAATTACGAAACCACCGTCACCAACGATTCCCAAACAATCGCTCATAATGTCACTGTATCGGAAGCCATTCCACCGGGAATGAAATTCGTCGCAGCAGGGCAGGGTGGACAGTTTGATCCTACGGATCGTGTAATCAACTGGATTATTCCGGAGCTTCCTGGCGAATCATCTCAGACATTGAGTATTCAACTTGAGGCCATTGCCGAAGGGGACCAGCAGTCGACCGTCACCGTCAGCGAAACCCACGGTAAACCGACTTCACTGGCATCCACGACACAGGTCAAAGGGTATAGTACGGTATCTCTATCGGTTCAACCCCTTGATCAGAACGCCGGTATCGCGGTTGGCGAAACAGTCGTCATGAAAGTTCACGCGGAAAGCAAAGGGACTTCACCCTCTACGGCTGTGAAGTTGAAAATGACTATTCCCCCTGAAATGGAAGTCATCAACGTGAAAGGCCCCGCCAAGTTTCACGATAATGGAAACGAAATTGAGTTCGACGAAATCAGTTCCTTACCACTTTCGAAGTCAGCAGAGTTTGAATTGAAACTCAGAGCGAAATCGCCCGGCGACGTTCGGTTTAAAGTGAGTGCCAATTCCAGTGAAATGAAATCGGCCGTTAGCCAGGAAGAAGTGATCCTGATTCTCGACTGA